In a single window of the Desertibacillus haloalkaliphilus genome:
- the rplO gene encoding 50S ribosomal protein L15, translated as MKLHELKPAEGSRKVRNRVGRGIGSGNGKTAGKGHKGQNARSGGGVRPGFEGGQNPLYRRLPKRGFTNPTRK; from the coding sequence ATGAAACTTCATGAGTTGAAACCTGCAGAAGGATCACGTAAAGTTCGTAACCGTGTAGGTCGCGGAATTGGTTCTGGAAACGGTAAGACAGCAGGTAAAGGACATAAAGGACAAAACGCTCGTTCAGGCGGTGGAGTACGTCCTGGTTTTGAGGGTGGACAAAACCCTTTATACCGTCGTCTACCGAAACGTGGGTTCACAAACCCAACTCGTAAGG